The Candidatus Melainabacteria bacterium genome includes the window TGGAGATGACGCCGAAGACGTTGCTCGATGCGGGCTGGGTCGCGCGACCCGTGCCCTGTTCCAGTTGCGTTTTCATTTGAATTCACCTTTCCGCTTTTCGCGAATTGAGAGTTGAAGACAGAACCGGTGCGCGCTTCGAGATGAGGCGCGCACCGGACGTGGTGCGGGTGACTAGCCGCAGTGGGCCGCGAGCAGCTTGCCGCCCGCGTACACCAGCGTGATGCCGTCCTCGCGGACGACGCCGTCGCGCACCGGCTTGACGCCCGTGCACGCGCAGATGTTGGTCGAGCCGCGCTCCTCCTCGAGGTCGCCCTCGACGTCGAGCAGCGCGAACGCGAACGCCTGGTCCGCCGAGCGGCGACGGGCGTTGACGCCGGTCGACTTGTCGTCGAAGCGGTGCTGACGCCAGGCCGTCTCGCCGCCGAAGCGAGCGCTGTTGCGGTTGGTCCGGTCACCCTTCACGAATTCCGCCATACTTGATTCTCCTGATTGGTTACGATGGGCGTTTTTCGACGCCCGGTCCGATGAAGCCTCAAGCTCGAACGCCGGCGAGTTGACCCCGCCTTGGTTCGAGCCTGAGGTAGTAACGGTCCGTTTCCGGACCTGTGCACGAAGCCCTTGCCGTCAGGCGCAGGCGCGCTCGTCAGCCGCCACCCGGGAGTTGCCCTCGAGGTCGAGGATGGTTCCCAGGAACGTGGTGGCATACGAGCCCGAACGCAGGCTGAAGGTCACGAACCACTGCTCATCCTCGTAGCGACCCTTGAGATCCTTGACGGGAATGAACAGCTGACGCCACGGTCCGCCGCCGTCACCGCGAGCGCTGAGGAAGAGCTCCCTGACGTCGCGGTCGATGCGGCTGGGGATCGCCTCCGGCAGGAACCTGCGGTAGAAGCGATTGGCCACCGGGTCGTCGATGTAGAGCGGGATGGACCGCCCCTTCGGCGTGAACTGCCCCGAGATGACCCGGGACAGCATCTGGTTGAAGTAGAAGGACTGGTACGCGCCCACCCAGAGGGAGAACTCGTCCTTCATCTGCGCCATGACCGCGCGGAAGCCGTCACGGTAGCCGACCGTGAGGATCTTCTCGACGATGTCGCACTCGATGGTCATGTTGCACTTCTTGCGCAGCGGCTCGAGACGGGAGCGCATCGAGTCGAACTCCATGTACTGCTGCTCGATGCTCTCTCCCTTCTCAGCGGCCTGCCGCTCCGCCTCGTTCCACAGCTCCAGCAGTTCGCCGCGCACCTGGGTGGCGAGCGGACCCTCGTTGGGAGACGTGTCGGTGAGGAAGAGCTTGATGGCGGGACCCGGACCTTGCTCGATCAACGTCTTGCCAACCGACAGGGTGTTCTGCCGGAGACCAAGCCGCTGATGCCCGTACGCGTTCGGGAAGCCGTAGTCATTCGCGTGGAGGTGCGCCAGCATGGGAGCCAGGTAGCCCTCGATCTGAGCCGCCGACATCCCCGGCAGAAGCACACGCAGGGTGAACTTGTTGCCGGAGAGGTCGCCCTTGCGCATCTTCTTGCCGCCGGGGAGCGGGTCCTTGATGAAGTAGTCGGCGCGTCCGTCGACGAGCTCGTGCGGCCGGCAGTTGGCCATGAGCTCGCTGTAGGAGACGCCCTCGATGTGGAACCGCTGAGCGGTCTTACCCCAGCGATCCTTCAGACCTCCGTAGGTGATCTGCTTGGGGTCGATGCCGAGCCGATTGGCGAGGTCGGCGCGGACGTGGAACGTGGTCATCTGCAGCTTCACGACCGTGACCGACCACGACCTGCCCGTCTTGGGGAAGTCGGTGTGCGGGGGCAGGTCGCTTGCCGTCGAGACCGTGCAGAGAAGGTTGAGCTTGGCCTGCTCCTCCTCCACCTGAAAGTCGGTCGGCTTGGCCTTGATCTGCGCACGGGGCGCAGTCGCGGCACAGACGTGTCCGAAGAAATCCGAGATGTTCTGCGGCAGGAAGTTCGCCGCAGTGAACGGGATTGACTTAGACATGGTGTTGTCCACCCTTCTGTAGAAGGCGCGGTCGCAACCGAGGCGGATTCCCCGGCTGCGCACGGCCTGTTAAGTGCGGTGCTTTCTGCAGCCCGGTCGTACGACCTGGCCGCTTGAGAAACCGAGACCTGGTCAGTTGCCGTTAGGCTGCGACCAACTGACGCAAATCGTGCAGGTAGACAGCTCCCGGGATGTCCCGGATGTCCGCCGGAGAGAATTCCCCCGGACGGTCAATGAGAGCCGGACGCATGCCGACGCGGGCAGCGCCACGAACGTCTGCCTCGACGTTGTCGCCAACGAAGAAGCAGTTCTCAGGGTCGACTCCGAAGCGGCGAGCCGCCTCGAGGAAGATCTGAGGTTCCGGCTTGCGGAAGCCAACTTCGTAGCTGCCGATGATGTGCTCGAAGAAACTACCGAGCGTCACACCGTTGAAGTTGATCCTCTCGAAGATGTGCTCGAACGGGAACGCCCAAGCATTGGAGACCACGCCGAGTCGATACCCCTTGGCGCGCAGCGCTGTCAGGGTTTCGAACACGTCGCCGAAAACGGCGGTGCACATCGACTCGCCCCGGAGTACCTTGTGGAACTCGGTGAGGCTGTCGGGGCGCACGATGCCGTTGAACTTGTAAGCCGCGTGCTCGAGAAACGCGCTCGGATCGGTGATGTTCGTCGTCAGGCAGTGCTCGAGGAACTGGTCATCGGTGACCACCTCGACACGACCACCATCACGGCGCGACACCTGATGCTCGATGATGCCCTGCAGGTTCCAGACCGGCTCCTTGCAGTGGCTGGTGACGAGCGTCTTCCAGAGGTCGAACAGAACGACCTTGGTCGACGGATCCAGAACAGGCTCCTGTGCGTTGTGAATGGACAGTGACATAGGATGCTCCTTTTAGAGCGCCCTCTCCACCGGCGAGCTGCTATGGAGAACTGGTCTCCAGGCGGCACGCCGGCAGGTTAGGTGCGATTAATTGCCTGCACCAGGGGCGGTGTCAGGCACGTAGAAACGAATCGCTACTGGGGAAACCCGAGAGAGCGACTAATCCCTACTCCGTTAAACGATCCACGTCAGCTCGGCGCGGATGGAACGCGAACCACCGCCCTTGACGAAGCTGATGGTGCGAAGCGAAGCGCCGTCGAAGTGGCCCGCGACGGTGCTGAAGCCGGCGGCAACGAGCTTCTGAGCCGCGAGTGCGATGCAGGCCGGAGCCCGCTTGGCCTCGACGGAGTTGAGCACGTTGCCGTCGTCGGAACCCTGACCCTTGACCGCGAGCACATCGTCGACGTTGCCGCCGTAGGTGATGCGCAGGCTCTCGAGACAGGTGGCGCCGGTGAGGGCGACGCTGTTGATGTCGAGCACCGACGCGTCGACGTCGTTGAGAGCCAGCTGCGAGCCGACCTCGGCGACATCGCGACCGTCGAGCTGGTTGCCGACCGCGGTCAGACGCATGGTGACGTCGCTGAGGCGCTCGGACGAAATCAGGCTGGCGACCAGGTCACGGATGCCCTGCGGCTGCTTGAGGATGCGCTCCTTGCAGTTGTCGGGCAGCGGCTGGCTGAAGCCGTTGAAGATGTTCTCGACGCGACCGTCGCTGAGGAGGCCGGAACGAAGGCTGTCGCCGTCACAGATGTCGCCGCCGACCTTGCCAGTCAGAAGACCGACCGGGCAGATGGCGAACGAGCCCGGGACGCGGGTGATAGTCGTTGTTGTCATATTCACTCTTTTCT containing:
- a CDS encoding HAD family hydrolase; amino-acid sequence: MSLSIHNAQEPVLDPSTKVVLFDLWKTLVTSHCKEPVWNLQGIIEHQVSRRDGGRVEVVTDDQFLEHCLTTNITDPSAFLEHAAYKFNGIVRPDSLTEFHKVLRGESMCTAVFGDVFETLTALRAKGYRLGVVSNAWAFPFEHIFERINFNGVTLGSFFEHIIGSYEVGFRKPEPQIFLEAARRFGVDPENCFFVGDNVEADVRGAARVGMRPALIDRPGEFSPADIRDIPGAVYLHDLRQLVAA
- the truD gene encoding tRNA pseudouridine(13) synthase TruD gives rise to the protein MSKSIPFTAANFLPQNISDFFGHVCAATAPRAQIKAKPTDFQVEEEQAKLNLLCTVSTASDLPPHTDFPKTGRSWSVTVVKLQMTTFHVRADLANRLGIDPKQITYGGLKDRWGKTAQRFHIEGVSYSELMANCRPHELVDGRADYFIKDPLPGGKKMRKGDLSGNKFTLRVLLPGMSAAQIEGYLAPMLAHLHANDYGFPNAYGHQRLGLRQNTLSVGKTLIEQGPGPAIKLFLTDTSPNEGPLATQVRGELLELWNEAERQAAEKGESIEQQYMEFDSMRSRLEPLRKKCNMTIECDIVEKILTVGYRDGFRAVMAQMKDEFSLWVGAYQSFYFNQMLSRVISGQFTPKGRSIPLYIDDPVANRFYRRFLPEAIPSRIDRDVRELFLSARGDGGGPWRQLFIPVKDLKGRYEDEQWFVTFSLRSGSYATTFLGTILDLEGNSRVAADERACA